In Rattus norvegicus strain BN/NHsdMcwi chromosome 3, GRCr8, whole genome shotgun sequence, a genomic segment contains:
- the Or8w1 gene encoding olfactory receptor Olr576, with the protein MDKKNCSSVGEFIFLGITNNPDMKVALFTTLLLVYLINLLANLGMIILIRVDTQLQTPMYFFLSHLSFCDLCYSTAIGPKMLVDLLAEEKSIPIVGCALQFFTFCVFADSECLLLAVMAYDRYQAINNPLLYTVNMSSRLCSLLMSGVYLVGTADALIHTTLAFRLCFCRSNEINHFFCDVPPLLLISCSDTEANELAIFTIFGFIELSTISGVLVSYSYIILSVLKICSAEGRFKAFSTCASHLTAVAVFQGTMLFMYFRPSSSYSLDQDKMTSLFYTLVIPMLNPLIYSLRNKDVKEALAKLKNNW; encoded by the coding sequence ATGGACAAGAAAAATTGTTCCTCTGTGGGTGAATTCATCTTCTTGGGAATTACCAATAACCCTGACATGAAAGTGGCCCTCTTCACCACACTCCTACTTGTTTATCTCATTAATCTTCTGGCCAATCTTGGGATGATCATCTTAATTAGAGTAGACACTCAGCTGCAGAcacccatgtactttttcctcaGCCACCTCTCTTTCTGTGACCTCTGCTATTCCACAGCAATTGGACCCAAGATGTTGGTGGACCTTTTAGCTGAGGAGAAATCAATTCCCATTGTTGGTTGTGCTCTGCAGTTTTTTACGTTCTGTGTCTTTGCAGATTCTGAGTGTCTACTGCTGGCAGTGATGGCCTATGATAGGTACCAGGCCATCAATAATCCATTGCTCTATACAGTGAACATGTCCAGCAGGCTGTGCTCCCTCCTGATGTCTGGGGTTTACCTGGTGGGAACAGCAGATGCTTTGATACATACAACCCTGGCCTTCCGCTTGTGTTTCTGCAGGTCTAATGAGATCAaccactttttctgtgatgttcctCCTCTTCTGTTAATATCTTGCTCAGATACAGAGGCCAATGAGTTAGCTATATTCACAATTTTTGGGTTTATTGAGCTGAGCACCATTTCTGGAGTCCTTGTATCCTATAGCTACATCATATTATCAGTCTTGAAGATTTGCTCTGCTGAGGGGAGGTTTAAAGCTTTCTCCACCTGTGCTTCCCACCTGACTGCAGTGGCAGTGTTCCAGGGGACTATGCTCTTTATGTATTTCCGGCCAAGTTCTTCCTATTCTCTAGATCAAGACAAAATGACTTCACTCTTCTACACTCTGGTGATTCCAATGTTGAACCCTCTGATTTACAGCCTGAGGAACAAAGATGTGAAAGAGGCTCTGGCAAAATTGAAGAATAATTGGTGA
- the Or5w11 gene encoding olfactory receptor Olr575 produces the protein MDIGNCSLNEFIFVGVTNNPEMKGTLFTIFLLIYLINLLGNLGMIILIRMDPQLHTPMYFFLSHLSFCDLCYSTAIGPKMLVDMFGKNKSIPFWGCALQLFIFCTFADSECVLLAVMAFDRYQAISNPLLYTVNMSSRKCFMLMAGVYLVGTSDALIHTTLAFRLCFCGSNEINHFFCDLPPLYLLSCSDTQVNYLVLFTVYGFLELSTISGVLVSYCYIIASVFKIRSTEGRLKAFSTCTSHLTAVAIFQGTLLFTYFRPSSSYSLDQDKMTSLFYTLVIPMLNPLIYSLRNKDVKEALEKIKRKSWF, from the coding sequence ATGGATATAGGAAACTGTTCCTTGAATGAATTCATTTTTGTTGGAGTTACCAATAACCCAGAGATGAAAGGGACGCTGTTTACCATATTTCTCCTCATCTATCTTATCAATCTTCTGGGGAATCTTGGTATGATCATTTTGATCAGAATGGATCCCCAgctccacacacccatgtactttttcctgagccacctctctttCTGCGATCTCTGCTATTCCACAGCAATTGGTCCCAAGATGCTGGTAGATATGTTTGGCAAAAACAAGTCGATTCCCTTCTGGGGCTGTGCTCTGCAGCTCTTCATTTTCTGTACATTTGCAGATTCTGAGTGTGTGCtgttggcagtcatggcctttgatAGATACCAGGCCATTAGCAACCCCTTGCTCTACACAGTAAACATGTCCAGCAGGAAGTGTTTCATGCTCATGGCTGGAGTTTACCTGGTGGGAACATCAGATGCTTTGATACATACAACTTTGGCATTTCGCTTATGTTTCTGTGGGTCTAATGAGATCAATCACTTCTTCTGTGATCTACCTCCACTTTACCTTCTCTCCTGCTCAGATACTCAAGTAAATTACCTGGTACTATTTACTGTTTATGGCTTCCTTGAACTGAGCACCATCTCAGGAGTCCTTGTTTCTTACTGTTACATCATTGCATCAGTCTTTAAAATCCGTTCAACTGAAGGGAGGCTCAAGGCTTTCTCCACCTGTACCTCTCACTTGACCGCAGTTGCTATTTTTCAAGGAACTTTACTCTTCACATATTTTCGACCAAGTTCTTCTTATTCCCTTGATCAAGACAAAATGACATCTCTATTTTATACCCTTGTGATTCCTATGCTGAACCCCCTGATTTACAGCTTAAGGAACAAGGATGTGAAAGAGGCCTtggagaaaattaaaagaaaaagttggttttaa